A part of Lacinutrix sp. 5H-3-7-4 genomic DNA contains:
- a CDS encoding Ppx/GppA phosphatase family protein, translating into MLKIKKFAAIDIGSNAVRLLIANIIEEKDKPATFKKSSLVRVPIRLGADVFLNEEISPENTERMLDTMQAFRLLMKSHKVEKFKACATSAMREAKNGQVVANKILKSTGIPIDIIEGEEEAAIIAATDLHTFIDKAKTYLYVDVGGGSTEFSVIYRGEKIISKSFKIGTVRLLNDIVKKETWQDLELWIKTHTKKYDKIDVIGSGGNINKIFKVSGKAMGKPLTYFYLTSYYNMLQTHSYEERITQLGLNQDRADVIIPATRIYLSAMKWCGAKDIYVPKIGLADGIIKSIHNDTVLSHTQLK; encoded by the coding sequence ATGCTAAAAATAAAAAAATTCGCAGCAATAGATATTGGATCTAATGCCGTGAGATTACTTATAGCTAACATAATTGAAGAAAAAGATAAGCCAGCAACTTTTAAAAAAAGTTCGTTGGTTAGAGTACCAATACGCTTAGGAGCAGATGTTTTTTTGAACGAAGAAATTTCTCCAGAAAACACAGAGCGCATGTTAGACACTATGCAGGCTTTTAGGCTATTAATGAAATCTCATAAAGTTGAAAAATTTAAAGCCTGTGCAACATCTGCAATGCGTGAAGCTAAAAACGGACAAGTAGTAGCTAACAAAATTTTAAAAAGCACAGGTATACCAATAGACATTATTGAAGGAGAAGAAGAAGCGGCAATTATAGCAGCTACAGATCTTCATACATTTATAGATAAAGCAAAAACGTATTTATATGTAGATGTTGGTGGTGGTAGTACAGAGTTTAGTGTAATTTATCGTGGTGAAAAAATTATATCAAAATCTTTTAAAATAGGAACAGTACGTTTGTTAAATGATATTGTAAAAAAAGAAACTTGGCAGGATTTAGAACTATGGATAAAAACGCACACAAAAAAATACGATAAAATTGATGTTATAGGCTCTGGAGGTAATATAAATAAGATATTTAAAGTATCTGGTAAAGCAATGGGCAAACCGTTAACTTACTTTTATTTGACGTCGTACTACAATATGCTTCAAACTCATTCTTATGAAGAACGCATCACGCAATTAGGTTTAAATCAAGATAGAGCAGATGTTATTATTCCCGCGACACGTATCTATCTATCTGCAATGAAGTGGTGTGGAGCAAAAGATATATATGTACCAAAAATAGGATTAGCTGATGGTATTATAAAAAGTATACATAATGACACCGTTTTAAGCCATACACAGTTAAAATAA